The following proteins are co-located in the Trichormus variabilis 0441 genome:
- the purT gene encoding formate-dependent phosphoribosylglycinamide formyltransferase codes for MSKAIKLPQKLMLLGSGELGKEFVIAAQRLGNYVIAVDRYANAPAMQVADFCEVISMLSADDLEAVVTKYQPDFIIPEIEAIRTEKLQEFEDRGITVIPTAAATNYTMNRDRIRELAHEELGIRTAKYGYAITLEELIAVSDEIGFPNVVKPVMSSSGKGQSVVATKEEVEKAWNYAIANSRGDSQKVIVEEFINFEIEITLLTIKQWDSPTIFCSPIGHRQERGDYQESWQPAGISEDKILEAQAIAKKVTDALGGAGIFGVEFFITKDEVIFSELSPRPHDTGMVTLISQNLNEFELHLRAILGLPIPKIEQLGPSASAVILASEKLDAPVFTGIAEALAAPDVDIRLFGKPTAHPYRRMGVALAKAENVQAAREKATDAASKIQISSQ; via the coding sequence ATGAGTAAGGCAATTAAGCTACCCCAAAAACTAATGTTATTGGGGTCAGGTGAGTTGGGCAAAGAATTTGTCATTGCGGCTCAACGTCTTGGTAATTATGTGATAGCCGTTGACCGCTACGCCAACGCACCCGCGATGCAGGTTGCTGATTTTTGTGAAGTAATATCAATGCTTAGTGCTGATGATTTAGAAGCTGTAGTCACTAAGTATCAACCTGATTTTATCATACCAGAGATTGAAGCAATTAGAACCGAGAAACTACAGGAATTTGAAGACAGAGGTATCACTGTCATCCCCACTGCGGCAGCTACGAATTATACAATGAACCGCGATCGCATTCGGGAATTAGCCCATGAAGAATTAGGTATTAGAACCGCGAAATATGGTTATGCTATTACTTTAGAAGAATTGATTGCTGTTTCTGATGAGATAGGTTTTCCCAATGTAGTCAAACCTGTGATGTCGTCCTCAGGTAAGGGACAATCGGTAGTAGCTACAAAAGAGGAAGTAGAAAAAGCTTGGAATTATGCGATCGCTAATTCTCGTGGTGATAGTCAAAAAGTCATCGTCGAAGAATTTATCAACTTTGAAATTGAAATAACTCTCCTCACCATTAAACAGTGGGATAGTCCGACAATTTTCTGTTCACCCATCGGACACCGTCAAGAACGAGGCGATTATCAAGAATCTTGGCAACCGGCCGGCATTAGTGAAGATAAGATATTAGAAGCGCAAGCCATAGCCAAAAAAGTCACAGATGCTTTAGGCGGTGCTGGCATATTTGGGGTAGAATTTTTCATTACCAAAGACGAAGTAATCTTTTCTGAACTATCACCTCGTCCCCACGATACGGGAATGGTGACATTAATTTCACAAAATTTGAACGAATTTGAGTTACATTTACGAGCAATTTTAGGCTTACCCATTCCCAAAATAGAACAGTTGGGGCCTTCAGCCAGTGCCGTAATTTTAGCATCAGAAAAATTAGATGCACCCGTGTTTACGGGTATCGCCGAAGCATTAGCCGCACCAGACGTAGATATTAGACTATTTGGTAAACCCACAGCACATCCTTACCGCCGTATGGGTGTCGCCTTAGCCAAAGCCGAGAATGTGCAAGCCGCTAGGGAGAAAGCGACAGACGCAGCAAGTAAAATCCAAATCAGTAGTCAATAA
- a CDS encoding pentapeptide repeat-containing protein, whose amino-acid sequence MIMINPHTQDIRSQSIHFLEQTPSERLQILQELGLGRFKFLSKIRLNDSNVDCVIRFFQNPGQMKFPNLSGADLSELNLDEVSLIRGNLSEANLQGSSLLNADLIFVNFTKADLRKADLRGATLNGTVWLDTLVDECQLGIGNGLTKQQRKDLQLRGAKFNYLADDN is encoded by the coding sequence ATGATCATGATCAATCCTCATACTCAAGACATCCGCTCTCAGTCCATTCATTTTTTAGAACAGACTCCATCAGAACGCCTGCAAATTCTGCAAGAATTAGGCTTGGGCCGTTTCAAGTTCTTATCTAAAATCCGTCTGAATGACAGCAACGTTGATTGTGTGATTCGCTTCTTTCAAAATCCCGGACAGATGAAATTTCCCAATCTTTCTGGTGCGGATTTGTCTGAATTAAATTTAGACGAAGTAAGTTTAATTCGAGGTAATTTGTCAGAGGCAAATTTACAAGGAAGTAGCCTATTAAATGCTGATCTAATTTTTGTGAATTTCACAAAAGCTGACTTAAGAAAAGCTGATTTAAGAGGTGCAACTCTCAATGGAACTGTTTGGTTAGATACCCTTGTGGACGAGTGCCAGTTAGGAATTGGTAATGGTTTAACCAAGCAGCAACGTAAAGATTTACAACTGCGGGGAGCGAAGTTCAACTATTTGGCAGATGATAATTAA
- a CDS encoding PIN domain-containing protein: MITLYIETNFFIGFAKSQDKDSEKLVNNISPDRNTLIKIVTLSVCCMESLSVLNDEISISNRFQNNLDFERNKLKGDKNSPYSQEIQRYLEQAKIKNKARLNYINNRLFQVLEWATKNVELIQLKPDILSASLQQILITDQTDNLILHCILDHARTHQNTYPNGKKILLTENSRDFGTKEIKEILQGVGIKYLTSTEKFLGWLQSKNIEAYNSIQPTFG; encoded by the coding sequence GTGATAACGCTTTATATCGAAACTAATTTCTTTATTGGGTTTGCTAAAAGCCAGGATAAGGATTCTGAAAAATTAGTCAATAACATATCGCCAGATAGAAATACACTGATTAAAATTGTGACTCTTTCAGTGTGTTGTATGGAATCTCTTTCTGTACTAAATGATGAAATTAGTATAAGCAATCGTTTCCAAAATAATTTGGATTTTGAAAGAAATAAACTAAAAGGAGATAAAAATTCCCCATATTCTCAAGAAATTCAAAGATACCTTGAACAAGCCAAAATTAAAAATAAAGCGCGATTGAATTATATAAATAATCGTCTCTTTCAAGTTCTTGAATGGGCTACTAAGAATGTAGAGTTAATACAATTAAAACCAGATATACTAAGTGCAAGTCTTCAACAAATACTTATTACTGATCAAACAGATAACCTAATTTTGCATTGTATTCTTGATCACGCCCGAACTCATCAGAACACATATCCAAATGGGAAGAAAATCTTATTAACTGAAAACTCTAGAGACTTTGGTACAAAAGAAATCAAGGAAATATTGCAGGGAGTTGGTATCAAGTATCTTACTAGCACGGAAAAGTTTCTAGGTTGGCTGCAATCAAAAAACATAGAAGCTTACAATTCCATACAACCAACTTTTGGATGA
- a CDS encoding sodium-dependent bicarbonate transport family permease, whose translation MDFVSLFVKDFIAQLQSPTLAFLIGGMIIAALGSELVIPESICTIIVFMLLTKIGLTGGIAIRNSNLTEMVLPMIFAVITGITIVFISRYTLAKLPKVKVVDAIATGGLFGAVSGSTMAAGLTVLEEQKMAYEAWAGALYPFMDIPALVTAIVIANIYLNKKKRKEAVYSTEQPVAAGDYPDQKDYPSSRQEYLSQQKGDEDNRVKIWPIIEESLRGPALSAMLLGLALGLFTQPESVYKSFYDPAFRGLLSILMLVMGMEAWSRIGELRKVAQWYVVYSVVAPFVHGLIAFGLGMIAHYTMNFSMGGVVILAVIASSSSDISGPPTLRAGIPSANPSAYIGASTAVGTPVAIGLCIPFFLGLAQAIGG comes from the coding sequence GTGGATTTTGTGTCGCTGTTCGTGAAGGACTTCATTGCCCAATTACAGTCCCCAACACTCGCCTTTTTGATTGGTGGGATGATCATTGCTGCCCTCGGTAGCGAATTGGTTATTCCTGAGTCGATTTGTACGATCATCGTCTTCATGCTGCTCACCAAAATCGGTCTGACAGGTGGAATTGCGATCCGTAATTCCAATCTGACTGAGATGGTGTTACCCATGATCTTTGCTGTAATAACAGGGATTACGATTGTATTCATCTCGCGCTATACGTTAGCCAAGCTGCCAAAGGTCAAAGTCGTTGATGCGATCGCAACTGGGGGATTGTTTGGAGCCGTGAGTGGTTCTACAATGGCTGCCGGTCTGACGGTACTGGAAGAACAAAAGATGGCATATGAGGCATGGGCTGGCGCACTCTATCCCTTCATGGATATCCCAGCGTTGGTAACTGCAATTGTTATCGCCAACATTTACCTCAACAAGAAGAAGCGTAAAGAAGCAGTCTACTCTACTGAGCAGCCTGTTGCGGCTGGTGATTATCCCGATCAAAAAGATTATCCCAGCAGCCGTCAGGAGTATCTCAGCCAGCAGAAGGGAGATGAGGATAATCGCGTCAAGATATGGCCGATCATCGAGGAAAGCCTCCGGGGTCCTGCCTTATCGGCAATGTTGTTAGGTCTCGCTCTGGGACTATTCACCCAGCCGGAAAGTGTCTATAAAAGCTTCTACGATCCCGCCTTTCGCGGCTTGCTTTCGATTTTGATGCTGGTCATGGGGATGGAAGCTTGGTCAAGAATTGGTGAACTGCGTAAGGTAGCCCAGTGGTACGTTGTATATAGTGTGGTGGCACCGTTTGTACATGGGCTAATCGCCTTCGGTCTCGGCATGATTGCCCACTACACCATGAACTTCAGCATGGGCGGTGTTGTGATCCTAGCTGTCATCGCCTCCTCTAGTTCAGACATCTCAGGACCACCCACATTGCGAGCTGGTATCCCATCAGCCAATCCATCCGCCTATATAGGCGCATCCACAGCCGTCGGTACGCCAGTTGCGATCGGCTTGTGTATACCGTTCTTCCTCGGACTTGCCCAGGCGATCGGCGGCTAA
- a CDS encoding P-II family nitrogen regulator, whose product MSKRANKLVIVTEKVLLKKVAKIIEEAGATGYTVVDTGGKGSRNVRSTGKPNTSDTDSNVKFEVLTENREMAEKIADQVAIKFFTDYAGIIYICEAEVLYGRTFCGPDGC is encoded by the coding sequence ATGAGCAAGCGTGCCAACAAGCTCGTCATCGTCACAGAAAAGGTTCTGCTGAAAAAGGTCGCCAAGATCATTGAAGAAGCTGGGGCGACTGGTTATACGGTGGTGGATACTGGCGGTAAAGGCAGTCGCAACGTGCGCTCTACGGGTAAACCCAACACTTCCGATACCGATTCCAATGTAAAGTTCGAGGTACTCACCGAAAATCGGGAGATGGCAGAGAAGATTGCGGATCAGGTCGCAATCAAGTTTTTCACCGATTATGCGGGCATTATCTATATCTGTGAAGCAGAGGTACTGTACGGGAGAACTTTCTGTGGGCCAGACGGCTGTTGA
- a CDS encoding ABC-F family ATP-binding cassette domain-containing protein, which yields MSVITLQSVKKDFGIKEILKDASFSLDATDKVGLIGTNGSGKSTLLKMIAGIESIDSGQILCTSGSKIIYLPQQPDLDENLTVLEQIFADSGEQMTLVREYEELSDKLAHYPEDSQIMSRLSVVMQRMDATNAWELETNAKIILSKLGITDFDAPIGSLSGGYRKRIALATALLAEPDVLLMDEPTNHLDALSVEWLQSYLNRFRGALFLITHDRYFLDKVTNRIIEIDRGDVYSYAGNYSYYLEKKALAEESAISTQRKHQGVLRRELEWLKRGPKARSTKQKARIQRVQAMRETEFKQTQGKVDISTVSRRIGKKVIDLHNISKAYNDRILIKDFTYEFSPEDRIGIIGGNGAGKSTLMNIITGRIEPDAGKVEIGSTIHIGYFDQHSEELLTAVDENQRVIDYIKEEGEFVQIADGTKITASQMLERFLFPGNQQYAPIHKLSGGEKRRLFLLRILISAPNVLILDEPTNDLDVQTLAVLEDYLEDFSGSVIVVSHDRYFLDRTVDTIFALEEGGNLRQYPGNYSVYLDYKKAEEAQQATLNTKEKTKNSPETKVTSQTKDVETKKRRRLSNWEKREFTELEGKIAQLEDEKTQAEQALTHVPPGNYTQVQKLYEQIEALKQAIDVATERWLELAEIESSESG from the coding sequence ATGAGCGTCATCACATTACAATCAGTTAAAAAAGACTTTGGAATCAAAGAAATTTTAAAAGATGCTAGCTTTAGTTTAGATGCTACTGATAAAGTTGGCTTAATAGGTACAAACGGTTCCGGCAAATCCACTTTATTAAAAATGATCGCCGGCATAGAATCTATTGATAGTGGACAAATTCTTTGTACTTCTGGTTCTAAAATCATCTACTTACCCCAACAGCCAGACTTAGATGAAAACCTTACTGTTTTAGAACAAATTTTTGCCGACAGTGGCGAACAAATGACCTTAGTACGTGAGTATGAAGAACTTTCTGATAAACTAGCTCACTACCCAGAAGATAGCCAAATCATGTCCCGTCTTTCTGTTGTCATGCAGCGCATGGACGCAACTAACGCCTGGGAGTTAGAAACCAATGCCAAAATTATCCTCAGCAAACTAGGAATTACTGATTTTGATGCGCCCATTGGCAGTTTATCTGGCGGCTATCGTAAGCGTATAGCTTTAGCAACAGCCTTACTTGCAGAACCAGATGTTTTACTGATGGATGAGCCAACAAACCATCTGGATGCTTTGTCTGTAGAATGGTTACAAAGCTATCTTAACCGCTTTCGTGGGGCATTATTCCTGATTACACACGATCGCTACTTTTTAGATAAAGTTACCAACCGCATCATCGAAATCGACCGAGGCGATGTTTACAGCTATGCAGGTAATTACTCATACTACCTGGAAAAGAAAGCTCTGGCGGAAGAATCAGCCATTAGTACCCAACGCAAACATCAAGGTGTATTGCGGCGAGAACTAGAATGGCTCAAGCGCGGCCCCAAAGCCAGAAGTACCAAACAAAAAGCCCGCATTCAACGCGTCCAAGCCATGCGCGAAACTGAGTTTAAACAAACTCAAGGTAAAGTGGATATCTCCACAGTTAGCCGTCGCATTGGCAAAAAAGTGATTGATTTGCATAACATTTCTAAAGCCTATAATGACCGCATCTTAATCAAAGATTTTACCTACGAATTTAGCCCGGAAGACCGCATCGGCATTATCGGCGGTAACGGTGCTGGCAAGTCTACCTTAATGAATATCATCACCGGGCGTATAGAACCCGATGCCGGTAAAGTAGAAATTGGTTCTACCATCCACATTGGTTATTTTGACCAACATTCTGAAGAATTACTCACAGCTGTAGATGAAAATCAGCGCGTGATTGACTACATTAAAGAAGAGGGAGAATTTGTTCAGATAGCCGATGGGACAAAAATTACTGCTTCCCAAATGTTAGAACGCTTTCTCTTTCCAGGGAATCAGCAGTATGCACCAATTCATAAACTATCTGGTGGTGAAAAACGCCGATTATTTCTCCTGCGTATCCTCATCAGCGCCCCCAATGTCTTAATTTTAGATGAACCGACAAACGATTTAGATGTGCAAACACTAGCAGTCTTAGAAGACTACTTGGAAGATTTTAGCGGTAGCGTGATTGTAGTTTCCCACGATCGCTACTTTTTAGACCGTACTGTTGATACAATATTTGCCTTGGAAGAAGGTGGAAACCTGCGGCAATATCCAGGTAATTATTCAGTTTATCTAGACTACAAAAAAGCCGAGGAAGCACAACAAGCAACACTCAACACTAAAGAAAAGACAAAAAATTCCCCAGAAACAAAAGTTACATCGCAAACTAAAGATGTAGAAACTAAAAAACGGCGTAGACTATCCAATTGGGAAAAGCGGGAATTTACCGAGTTAGAAGGCAAAATTGCTCAACTAGAGGACGAAAAAACCCAAGCCGAGCAAGCACTAACTCATGTCCCTCCCGGCAATTATACCCAAGTACAAAAACTCTACGAACAAATAGAAGCGCTGAAGCAAGCAATTGATGTAGCGACTGAGCGCTGGTTAGAATTAGCGGAGATAGAGTCTTCCGAGAGTGGGTAA
- a CDS encoding GNAT family N-acetyltransferase has translation MKSELPIIASDRLILRIGIQEDIPKILKYFLENKDYLTPFYPTWVDQFFTAEYWHYQLENNFLEFIHDQSLKLFIFPKKRPTEIIGTINFNNFVKGAAHFCYVGYSLAETEQGKGYMTEALKAATDYVFEELNFHRVMAHYMPHNQRSGNVLKRLGFVVEGYARDYLLINGKWQDHILTSLINPNWQENENG, from the coding sequence ATGAAGTCAGAACTACCGATAATTGCTAGCGATCGCCTAATATTACGTATAGGTATCCAAGAAGATATCCCCAAAATCCTCAAATACTTTCTGGAAAATAAAGATTATCTCACTCCATTCTATCCTACTTGGGTTGACCAGTTCTTTACAGCAGAATATTGGCACTATCAATTAGAAAATAATTTTTTAGAATTTATCCATGACCAGTCTTTAAAACTATTTATCTTTCCCAAAAAGCGACCGACAGAAATTATCGGGACTATAAATTTTAATAATTTTGTTAAAGGCGCTGCCCATTTTTGTTATGTAGGATATAGTCTCGCAGAAACTGAACAAGGCAAAGGATATATGACGGAAGCTTTAAAAGCAGCTACCGATTATGTGTTTGAAGAATTGAATTTCCACCGCGTTATGGCTCATTATATGCCCCACAATCAGCGTAGTGGCAACGTACTCAAAAGGCTAGGTTTTGTCGTGGAAGGTTACGCCAGGGACTATTTATTAATTAATGGTAAATGGCAAGACCATATTTTAACTAGTCTTATCAACCCCAACTGGCAAGAAAACGAAAATGGGTAA